In one Corallococcus sp. EGB genomic region, the following are encoded:
- a CDS encoding GNAT family N-acetyltransferase has product MEESPITDAALGDRVPSRPRPTAVEAVTRGRVEPLRVEEIRGLPAFDALAAEWNALVKRVDDQVFYRHEFVRCWIESFAPGAALRILAARNAMGTLVAVLGLQEEQGHQYGVPVRQLSSLTNKHSCRFDLVADEPKRAAVAFLSHLMGDPSWEVLRLSDVPEGGAAWELLHAARGAGMPWGAWPSARSPYLVLPSTVAAWTKGRSNAKPLRRRRRRLEEKGRVEVERVSGVEGLDPKLEEAFTLEQSGWKAQEGTAIAQAQHRRVFYTGLARTAAERGWLGLYFLRLDARPIAFQYGLQYAGRYLAMKPGYDEALAEVSPGQLLTESLVQDCIARGLNELDLLGDDAPYKREWTEHARQHHWLFIYRDTWMGQTLQRSKFRWAPVAKRMVGRWVRRR; this is encoded by the coding sequence ATGGAGGAGAGTCCCATTACGGACGCGGCGCTCGGGGACCGCGTCCCCTCCCGCCCCCGCCCCACCGCGGTGGAGGCCGTGACGCGCGGGCGCGTGGAGCCCCTGCGCGTGGAAGAGATCCGCGGGCTTCCCGCCTTCGACGCGCTGGCGGCGGAGTGGAACGCGCTGGTGAAGCGCGTGGACGACCAGGTGTTCTACCGGCACGAGTTCGTGCGCTGCTGGATTGAGAGCTTCGCGCCCGGCGCGGCCCTGCGCATCCTCGCGGCAAGGAACGCGATGGGCACGCTGGTGGCGGTGCTGGGGCTCCAGGAGGAGCAGGGCCACCAGTACGGCGTTCCGGTGCGGCAGTTGTCGTCGCTGACGAACAAGCACTCCTGCCGCTTCGACCTCGTGGCGGACGAGCCGAAGCGGGCCGCGGTGGCCTTCCTGTCGCACCTGATGGGAGACCCGAGCTGGGAGGTGCTCCGGCTGTCGGACGTGCCGGAGGGCGGCGCGGCATGGGAGCTGCTCCACGCGGCAAGAGGCGCGGGGATGCCCTGGGGCGCGTGGCCGAGCGCGCGCTCACCGTACCTGGTGCTGCCATCCACGGTCGCGGCGTGGACGAAGGGACGGAGCAACGCGAAGCCGCTGCGGCGCAGGCGCAGGCGTCTGGAGGAGAAGGGCCGCGTGGAGGTGGAGCGCGTGTCCGGCGTGGAGGGGCTGGACCCGAAGCTGGAGGAGGCCTTCACCCTGGAGCAGAGCGGCTGGAAGGCGCAGGAGGGCACGGCCATCGCGCAGGCGCAGCACCGTCGGGTTTTCTACACGGGGCTCGCGCGCACGGCGGCGGAGCGCGGCTGGCTGGGGTTGTACTTCCTGCGACTGGACGCACGTCCGATTGCGTTCCAATACGGGCTGCAATACGCCGGTCGTTATCTCGCGATGAAGCCCGGCTATGACGAGGCGTTGGCGGAGGTCAGTCCGGGCCAACTTCTGACCGAGAGCCTTGTCCAGGACTGTATTGCAAGGGGCCTGAACGAGCTGGACTTGTTGGGGGATGACGCCCCTTACAAGCGCGAGTGGACAGAGCACGCGCGGCAGCATCATTGGCTGTTCATCTACCGTGATACGTGGATGGGGCAGACGCTGCAACGTTCAAAGTTCCGCTGGGCTCCAGTGGCGAAAAGGATGGTGGGCAGATGGGTCCGACGGCGCTGA
- a CDS encoding serine O-acetyltransferase has protein sequence MGPTALTFYRAAKRLQVIPRLANVVATLGDCIHHSHVDTKAVLHPTVELGYGGIGVIIAPGVEIGEKSFISQNVSLQPLPGVVGVPRVGRNVYIGVGAQVLGPVVIGDGAKIGANAVVMEDVAPGTTVAGIPARELKRQVPPTGT, from the coding sequence ATGGGTCCGACGGCGCTGACGTTCTACCGGGCCGCGAAGCGGCTCCAGGTGATCCCGAGGCTCGCGAACGTGGTGGCCACCCTGGGAGACTGCATCCACCACAGCCACGTGGACACGAAGGCCGTCCTCCACCCCACGGTGGAGCTGGGCTACGGGGGCATCGGCGTCATCATCGCGCCGGGGGTGGAGATTGGAGAGAAGAGCTTCATCTCCCAGAATGTGAGCCTGCAACCCCTGCCTGGCGTCGTGGGAGTGCCCCGCGTGGGCCGCAACGTCTACATCGGCGTGGGCGCCCAGGTTCTGGGCCCGGTGGTGATTGGGGACGGCGCGAAGATTGGCGCCAACGCGGTCGTGATGGAGGACGTGGCGCCGGGGACCACCGTGGCGGGGATTCCGGCCCGTGAGCTCAAGCGCCAGGTGCCGCCCACGGGGACGTGA
- a CDS encoding triacylglycerol lipase — MVQVTRPSSLTPSTQTTRATPEAPARAKGPQGFNAIVKGDSFTSAAPAGAQQNNALAQANALRLPIPWPGKGEADKIGWIQKAYPPAKDSTAEFMKLDQAVRAGQNVMPPEAKDCVFLAVGGLLSEAAPKQFYFDRNLDALEAQGLQVGRVPVDTDMGVEHNAAIVRQAVLEASKNGKQVVLIGHSKGGLDSAAALSMYPELKDHVRALVTIQSPYGGSPMAQDLLDNPLVRYGVGGAVEALGGSIQAGEDLTYDSRKEFLAKHPMPSDIPAVCMASTTVNPTSPLFVMEEYMQQRYGVKSDGLVLPQDAFIPGSKSVTLSGLDHLDSTGTTLNPFKPYQPEDLTLSLVAMALKMPKGG, encoded by the coding sequence ATGGTCCAGGTCACGCGTCCTTCCAGCCTCACGCCGTCCACGCAGACGACGCGGGCCACGCCTGAGGCTCCTGCCCGGGCCAAGGGGCCGCAGGGCTTCAACGCCATCGTGAAGGGGGACAGCTTCACGTCGGCCGCTCCGGCGGGCGCGCAGCAGAACAACGCGCTGGCTCAGGCCAATGCCCTTCGCCTTCCCATCCCCTGGCCCGGCAAGGGCGAGGCCGACAAGATCGGCTGGATCCAGAAGGCGTATCCGCCCGCGAAGGACTCCACCGCGGAGTTCATGAAGCTCGACCAGGCCGTGCGCGCGGGCCAGAACGTGATGCCCCCCGAGGCCAAGGACTGCGTGTTCCTGGCCGTGGGCGGCCTGCTCTCCGAAGCGGCGCCCAAGCAGTTCTACTTCGACCGGAACCTGGACGCGCTGGAAGCGCAGGGCCTGCAGGTGGGCCGCGTTCCCGTCGACACGGACATGGGCGTGGAGCACAACGCGGCCATCGTCCGTCAGGCCGTGCTCGAGGCCTCCAAGAACGGGAAGCAGGTGGTGCTCATCGGGCACAGCAAGGGCGGACTGGACTCCGCGGCGGCCCTGTCCATGTACCCGGAGCTGAAGGACCACGTGCGCGCCCTGGTCACCATCCAGTCGCCTTACGGCGGCTCGCCGATGGCGCAGGACCTGCTGGACAACCCGCTCGTGCGCTACGGCGTGGGCGGCGCTGTCGAGGCGCTGGGCGGCAGCATCCAGGCCGGTGAGGACCTGACGTACGACTCGCGCAAGGAGTTCCTCGCGAAGCACCCGATGCCCTCGGACATCCCCGCTGTGTGCATGGCCTCCACCACGGTGAACCCCACGTCGCCGCTGTTCGTCATGGAGGAGTACATGCAGCAGCGCTACGGCGTGAAGTCAGACGGCCTGGTGCTCCCGCAGGACGCGTTCATCCCCGGCTCCAAGTCCGTGACCCTGTCCGGGCTGGATCACCTGGACTCCACCGGCACCACGCTGAACCCGTTCAAGCCCTACCAGCCCGAGGACCTGACCCTCTCACTGGTCGCGATGGCGCTGAAGATGCCCAAGGGCGGCTGA
- a CDS encoding MEDS domain-containing protein, producing the protein MTPPLRPSGIPAVGDLPWGSHFCQFYGDREDLVDSLVPYFKAGLENNEHCLWVTSEPFGAADARTMLRNAVPDLDQRMSRGQIEIIDHHDWYMRAGGKSADEVLQGWVYRYERALAQGYAGLRLTGNTYWLERQDWSGFVEYEARVTDTFKSHNILGLCSYCLGRCAPMDVLDVVRNHQFALIRQAGDWEIIESASLKSAKAELHKLNTELEQRVRERTAELQHALQMREEFLSVASHELKTPITSLQLYMESLLRANQRGTLTPDQATPKLLKAKEQCGRLENLINKMLDVSRASASDEPLPIEPEEVDLADVVRSVGEVFAEGLQRAGCELRLRADHPAVGHWDRMRLEQVVTNLLSNAIKYASGTLVEMEVRSREDRATLVVRDGGPGIPEEAQQRVFERFVQLSPKSHAGGFGLGLWIVRSIVDAHGGSIALDSKPGEGTTFKIVLPSRRGL; encoded by the coding sequence ATGACTCCCCCCCTGCGTCCGAGTGGCATTCCTGCGGTGGGGGATCTGCCCTGGGGCTCCCATTTCTGCCAGTTCTACGGCGATCGGGAAGACCTCGTGGACTCGCTGGTCCCCTACTTCAAGGCGGGCCTGGAGAACAACGAGCACTGCCTGTGGGTCACATCCGAGCCATTCGGGGCCGCGGATGCCCGGACGATGCTACGCAACGCCGTGCCGGACCTGGATCAGCGGATGTCTCGGGGGCAGATCGAGATCATCGACCACCACGACTGGTACATGCGGGCCGGAGGCAAGAGCGCGGACGAAGTGCTCCAGGGTTGGGTGTACCGGTACGAACGTGCGCTCGCGCAGGGCTACGCCGGGCTGCGCCTGACAGGGAACACCTACTGGCTGGAGCGTCAGGACTGGTCCGGCTTCGTCGAGTACGAAGCCCGCGTTACCGACACCTTCAAGAGCCACAACATCCTTGGGCTGTGCAGCTACTGCCTGGGCCGCTGCGCCCCGATGGATGTGCTCGACGTGGTCCGCAACCACCAGTTCGCGCTCATCCGGCAGGCGGGCGACTGGGAGATCATCGAAAGTGCGTCGCTGAAGAGCGCGAAGGCGGAGCTGCACAAGCTCAACACCGAGCTCGAGCAGCGCGTCCGGGAGCGGACGGCGGAGCTCCAACACGCGCTCCAGATGCGCGAGGAGTTCCTCTCCGTCGCGTCGCATGAACTGAAGACGCCCATCACCTCGCTCCAGCTCTACATGGAGAGCCTGCTGCGCGCCAACCAGCGAGGCACGCTGACGCCTGACCAGGCGACGCCCAAGCTCCTCAAGGCCAAGGAGCAGTGCGGGCGGCTGGAGAACCTCATCAACAAGATGCTCGACGTCTCGCGGGCCTCCGCGTCGGATGAGCCGCTGCCCATCGAGCCAGAGGAGGTGGACCTCGCGGATGTGGTAAGGAGCGTGGGCGAGGTTTTCGCGGAAGGGCTCCAGCGCGCGGGCTGTGAGCTGCGCTTGCGAGCGGACCACCCCGCTGTCGGCCACTGGGACCGGATGCGGCTGGAGCAGGTGGTGACGAACCTGCTGTCCAACGCCATCAAGTACGCCTCCGGGACCCTCGTGGAGATGGAAGTGCGGTCCAGGGAGGACCGCGCGACGCTGGTCGTCCGCGACGGTGGACCGGGCATCCCCGAGGAAGCGCAGCAGCGCGTCTTCGAGCGGTTCGTGCAGCTGTCGCCGAAGTCCCACGCCGGAGGCTTCGGGCTGGGGCTGTGGATCGTCCGGAGCATCGTAGACGCGCACGGCGGGAGCATTGCTCTGGACAGCAAGCCGGGAGAGGGAACGACCTTCAAGATCGTGCTCCCGTCCCGTCGCGGCCTGTAG
- a CDS encoding IS701 family transposase, producing the protein MGASLEEMVAGMGRLERRRAMEAYVTGLLLDGERKSIEPMAARLVEDAGEVEAMRQRLQQCVSQGTWSDEALRERLPRKLEARLPEVESLVVDDTGFSKKGQHSVGVARQYSGTLGRTDNCQVAVSLHLAGTRGSGCIGMRRYLPEEWATDAARRKAAGVPETVGALRKWELALAQLDDALKWGVRKHVVLADAGYGNCREFREGLTAPCLPYLVAVPGQHKVWPPGATPHLPVKKAGAYGCPRTRFVDDTQACSPGRLKNWRASCLRRSTAASAGARAAAARSPPPSPR; encoded by the coding sequence ATGGGCGCCTCCCTTGAAGAGATGGTCGCCGGCATGGGGCGGCTGGAGAGACGACGCGCCATGGAGGCCTACGTCACGGGCCTGCTGCTGGATGGAGAGCGCAAGAGCATTGAGCCGATGGCGGCCCGGCTGGTGGAAGACGCGGGCGAAGTCGAGGCGATGCGCCAGCGACTACAGCAGTGTGTGTCGCAAGGGACGTGGAGCGACGAAGCACTGAGGGAGCGCCTTCCGCGGAAGCTGGAAGCGCGGCTGCCGGAAGTGGAATCTCTGGTGGTGGACGACACGGGCTTTTCAAAGAAGGGACAGCATTCGGTGGGCGTCGCCCGGCAATACTCGGGGACACTGGGACGCACGGATAACTGTCAGGTGGCCGTCAGCCTGCACCTGGCTGGGACACGTGGTAGCGGATGTATTGGCATGCGGCGGTACCTGCCCGAGGAGTGGGCGACGGACGCAGCCCGGCGTAAGGCGGCGGGTGTCCCCGAGACAGTAGGGGCCTTGCGCAAATGGGAATTGGCGCTGGCGCAGTTGGACGACGCGCTGAAGTGGGGCGTGCGCAAGCACGTCGTCCTCGCGGATGCGGGGTATGGAAACTGCCGGGAGTTTCGAGAAGGACTCACGGCTCCCTGCCTGCCCTACCTCGTCGCGGTGCCAGGGCAGCACAAGGTGTGGCCTCCGGGAGCGACGCCGCACCTGCCGGTGAAGAAGGCGGGCGCGTACGGATGTCCCCGAACGCGCTTCGTCGATGACACACAGGCGTGCAGTCCTGGACGATTGAAGAACTGGCGCGCCAGCTGCCTGAGGAGGAGTACCGCCGCATCAGCCGGCGCGAGGGCAGCCGCGGCACGCAGTCCTCCACCTTCGCCGCGGTGA
- a CDS encoding transposase, producing MRKAPGAPEWLLCEWPLGEAAPTKYYLSSLPEDTPLKRLVTLAKLRWRIERDYQEMKGEVGLDHFEGRTWRGFHHHATLCMVAHGFLALRRALFPPEEDSLDTSPGASAASTSAAAPPRPLSAVPPQTRLSRFSSRTITHLFR from the coding sequence GTGCGCAAGGCCCCCGGAGCTCCCGAATGGCTCTTGTGCGAGTGGCCGCTAGGGGAGGCCGCGCCAACGAAGTACTACCTCTCGTCTCTGCCGGAAGACACGCCCCTCAAACGCCTCGTCACGCTGGCGAAGCTGCGCTGGCGCATCGAGCGCGACTACCAGGAGATGAAGGGCGAAGTCGGGCTGGACCATTTCGAGGGCCGCACCTGGAGAGGCTTTCACCACCACGCCACGCTCTGCATGGTGGCCCACGGCTTCCTCGCGCTCCGTCGAGCGCTTTTCCCACCGGAGGAGGATTCCTTGGACACTTCCCCAGGTGCGTCGGCGGCTTCAACATCTGCTGCTGCGCCGCCTCGGCCATTGTCCGCTGTGCCTCCGCAGACTCGGCTCTCGCGCTTCTCCTCGCGGACCATCACGCATCTGTTCAGGTAG